A genomic stretch from Chelmon rostratus isolate fCheRos1 chromosome 14, fCheRos1.pri, whole genome shotgun sequence includes:
- the LOC121617809 gene encoding four and a half LIM domains protein 1-like, producing the protein MADSSHCFYCREDLGGKRFVRNEGKPVCVRCHTKFCANSCAECHRPIPVESKELSHKGRYWHEECFRCAKCYKPLAKEPFSTKDDRIMCGKCCSREDAPRCHGCYKPILAGTESVEYKGNSWHDECFTCCSCKRPIGSQSFLSKGSDVHCSPCYDKKFAKHCVSCKKPITSGGVNYQDQPWHGHCFVCSSCSKPLAGSSFTNHQDQVFCVDCYKNSVAKKCSGCQNPITGFGKGVNVVNYEGSSWHEYCFNCKRCSLSLSNKRFIAKGGDILCTDCGNK; encoded by the exons ATGGCAGACAGCTCGCACTGTTTCTACTGTCGGGAGGACCTCGGGGGAAAGAGGTTCGTCCGCAACGAAGGCAAGCCGGTGTGCGTCCGCTGCCACACCAAGTTCTGCGCCAACTCCTGCGCAGAGTGCCATCGACCCATCCCTGTGGAATCAAAG gaGCTCAGCCATAAGGGCCGGTACTGGCATGAGGAGTGTTTCCGCTGTGCAAAGTGTTACAAACCTCTGGCCAAGGAGCCCTTCAGCACCAAGGATGACCGCATCATGTGTGGGAAGTGCTGCTCCAGAGAGGATGCTCCACGCTGCCACGGCTGCTATAAACCCATACTGGCTG GCACAGAGAGCGTGGAGTACAAAGGGAACTCGTGGCACGATGAGTGCTTCACCTGTTGCAGCTGTAAACGGCCAATTGGATCGCAGAGTTTCCTCTCCAAAGGAAGTGACGTTCACTGCAGCCCCTGCTATGACAAGAAGTTTGCCAAACACTGTGTCAGCTGCAAAAAG CCTATAACCTCTGGAGGGGTGAACTACCAGGACCAGCCGTGGCACGGCCACTGTTTCGTGTGCAGCTCCTGCTCAAAGCCTCTGGCGGGGTCCAGTTTCACCAACCACCAGGACCAGGTCTTCTGTGTCGACTGCTACAAGAACTCTGTGGCAAAGAAATGCAGCGGCTGCCAAAACCCCATCACAG GTTTCGGTAAAGGAGTGAACGTGGTGAACTATGAAGGCAGCTCCTGGCATGAATACTGCTTCAACTGCAAGAGATGCTCCCTCAGTCTGTCCAACAAGCGTTTCATAGCCAAGGGGGGAGACATCCTCTGCACCGACTGTGGCAACAAGTAG
- the LOC121617808 gene encoding cytokine receptor common subunit gamma-like — MPTRLLLLLCLTGHVFAKEPPDVDCLVVHLEYVHCSWNKQETSDVNYTFYSKFHNDAKMPECTTYLSENRTNVGCNRPYDGTVKRFYTFYTKLVHGNSSFQMEHDLKSKVKLNPPTNLTVKIGSDSNLWFYWNQTASNCVESDVRYRINNKNWDNNNMCTGVQSYCINLPSSSSLYELQVRSKIAKSCGDSSFWSDWSEPVVWGSNNSTVINQTDGSMSVWTPVLYVLGALTLILLVMMLLHHERFRIILIPVVPKPSLISHDIQDWLQLSKGLKESFKSNYNERACPVREYCHVSQSDSQSSDSSTSSVTTDQTDCSVLIPAHEPDLSTPCSSSTSTGLVVSEEEE; from the exons ATGCCGACTAGACTGCTTTTGCTTCTCTGTCTGACAGGACATGTGTTTGCCAAAGAACCGCCTG ATGTGGACTGTTTGGTGGTGCATCTGGAATATGTTCACTGTTCCTGGAATAAGCAGGAAACTTCAGACGTCAATTACACCTTCTACAGCAA GTTCCACAATGATGCAAAAATGCCTGAGTGCACCACCTATCTGTCGGAGAACCGAACAAACGTTGGATGTAACCGACCCTACGACGGCACAGTCAAGCGGTTCTACACATTTTACACTAAACTGGTACATGGCAACAGCAGCTTTCAGATGGAGCATGATCTTAAATCAAAAG TCAAGTTAAATCCACCGACCAACCTGACTGTCAAGATTGGATCTGACTCGAACCTGTGGTTTTACTGGAACCAGACTGCTTCAAACTGTGTGGAGAGCGACGTTCGCTACAGGATCAATAACAAGAATTGGGAT AATAATAACATGTGCACTGGGGTGCAGAGTTACTGCATCAACTTGCCCTCCAGCAGTTCTCTGTATGAGCTGCAAGTGCGGAGCAAGATAGCGAAGTCCTGTGGAGACTCTTCATTCTGGAGTGACTGGAGTGAGCCTGTGGTCTGGGGATCCAATAACAGCACAG TCATTAATCAAACCGATGGTTCAATGTCTGTGTGGACCCCAGTGCTGTATGTGTTGGGCGCTCTCACCCTCATCCTGCTGGTCATGATGTTGCTGCACCATGAAAG GTTCAGAATCATCCTCATCCCTGTGGTTCCAAAGCCGTCCCTCATTTCTCACGACATCCAG gACTGGCTTCAACTCTCCAAAGGCCTGAAAGAGAGTTTTAAGTCCAACTACAATGAGCGGGCCTGTCCTGTCCGCGAGTACTGCCACGTCTCCCAGTCTGACAGCCAGAGCTCcgacagctccacctcctctgtcaCCACTGACCAAACCGACTGCTCCGTCTTAATCCCTGCACACGAGCCAGACCTGTCCAccccctgctcctcttccacctccacAGGTCTTGTCGtatctgaggaggaggagtag
- the LOC121617802 gene encoding sodium/hydrogen exchanger 6-like — protein MGLTLRRFPGVKPSKALLLLPFLLTFVLVGSRGEGNAMDNVATERMAEESHRQDSANLLIFIMLLTLTILTIWLFKHRRFRFLHETGLAMIYGLLVGVILRFGVHVPQSMSDVILSCAVNASPATLLVNVSGRFYEYTLKGEVSRGKGHQVQDDEMLRKVTFDPEVFFNILLPPIIFHAGYSLKRRHFFRNIGSILAYAFMGTVISCFVIGLIMYGFVLIMKVVGQLGGDFYFTDCLFFGAIVSATDPVTVLAIFNELKVDVDLYALLFGESVLNDAVAIVLSSSIVAYQPAGDNSHSFEAMALLKSFGIFLGVFSGSFALGVATGVMTALVTKFTKLRDFPLLETALFFLMSWSTFLLAEACGFTGVVAVLFCGITQAHYTFNNLSPDSQDRTKQLFELLNFLAENFIFSYMGLTLFSFQSHVFNPMFIIGAFIAVFLGRAANIYPLSFLLNLGRKNKIGSNFQHVMMFAGLRGAMTFALSIRDTATYARQMMFSTTLLIVFFTVWICGGGTMPMLSFMSIPVGVDSDQDTSSSAVLDGSQRRNTKHESAWPFRIWYNFDHNYLKPLLTHSGPPLTATLPACCGPLARCLTSPQAYENEGQLHDDDSDFILNDANVSSMYADVTVSTDASGSRTINRKRSSTTSTGGGPSDEALDHELALAEHEVAIRGTRLVLPMDDPVEPPTTVTLPPPPSPPRSDPRRHRL, from the exons ATGGGACTTACACTGAGACGCTTTCCTGGTGTTAAACCGTCGAAAGCGCTCCTGTTGTTGCCTTTTCTGTTGACATTCGTGCTCGTCGGGAGTCGAGGCGAGGGCAATGCGATGGACAACGTCGCAACTGAGCGGATGGCTGAGGAAAGCCACCGACAGGACAGTGCCAATCTACTCATTTTCATAATGCTCTTGACACTCACCATTTTAACGATATGGCTGTTCAAACACCGGCGGTTTAGGTTCCTGCACGAAACAGGACTTGCCATGATCTATG GTTTGTTGGTGGGTGTGATCCTGCGGTTTGGCGTCCATGTACCCCAGAGCATGAGCGACGTGATCCTCAGCTGTGCCGTCAACGCCAGTCCCGCTACTCTGCTGGTCAATGTCAGCGGGCGGTTCTACGAGTACACTCTGAAGGGGGAAGTCAGCCGGGGCAAAGGTCACCAAGTGCAGGACGACGAGATGCTGAGAAAG gtgacctttgacccagaagtgtttttcaacattttgctgcCTCCCATCATCTTCCATGCCGGTTACAGTCTAAAAAGG AGACATTTCTTCAGAAACATCGGCTCCATCCTGGCCTACGCCTTCATGGGAACAGTTATATCCTGCTTTGTTATTGG GCTCATCATGTATGGCTTTGTGTTAATTATGAAAGTCGTGGGCCAGCTGGGGGGAGATTTTTACTTTACTGACTGCCTCTTCTTTGGGGCCATCGTTTCGGCAACAGACCCAG tgACAGTGCTGGCTATCTTCAATGAGCTGAAGGTAGATGTGGACCTGTATGCTTTACTCTTTGGTGAGAGTGTCCTCAATGATGCTGTGGCGATCGTCCTCTCATC CTCCATTGTGGCGTACCAACCTGCAGGAGACAACAGCCACAGCTTTGAGGCCATGGCCTTGTTGAAATCCTTCGGCATCTTCCTGGGCGTCTTCAGTGGCTCCTTTGCTCTTGGGGTGGCCACTGGAGTCATGACTGCTCTC GTAACCAAGTTCACTAAGTTGAGGGACTTCCCCTTGCTGGAGACGGCGCTCTTTTTCCTCATGTCCTGGAGCACCTTTCTGTTAGCTGAGGCCTGCGGGTTCACAG GTGTGGTGGCTGTGCTGTTCTGTGGGATCACTCAGGCCCACTACACCTTCAACAATCTCTCCCCTGACTCTCAGGACAGAACCAAACAG TTGTTTGAGCTGCTGAACTTCCTGGCAGAGAACTTCATCTTCTCCTACATGGGTCTGACTCTCTTCTCCTTCCAGTCGCACGTCTTCAACCCCATGTTCATTATTGGAGCCTTT ATTGCAGTGTTTCTGGGCAGGGCGGCGAACATCTACCCTTTGTCCTTCCTGCTCAACCTGGGCCGCAAGAACAAGATTGGATCTAACTTTCAGCACGTCATGATGTTTGCAG GTCTGCGTGGGGCGATGACCTTCGCTCTTTCGATCCGAGACACAGCGACTTACGCACGTCAGATGATGTTTTCAACCACCCTCCTAAttgtcttcttcactgtctgGATCTGTGGAGGCGGCACCATGCCCATGCTGTCCTTCATGAGCATACC GGTGGGTGTGGACTCTGATCAAGACACCTCT AGTTCAGCGGTGTTGGATGGGTCACAGCGGAGGAACACCAAACATGAGAGTGCCTGGCCTTTCAGGATCTGGTATAACTTTGACCACAA CTACCTGAAGCCCCTCCTGACCCACAGCGGCCCCCCTCTCACTGCTACTCTGCCTGCTTGTTGTGGACCGCTGGCACGATGCCTCACCAGCCCACAGGCCTATGAG AACGAAGGTCAGCTCCATGACGACGACTCCGACTTCATCCTGAACGATGCTAACGTGAGCTCCATGTACGCCGACGTCACCGTCAGCACGGACGCCTCCGGATCCCGCACCATCAACCGCAAGCgctcctccaccaccagcacTGGTGGCGGCCCATCTGACGAAGCTCTGGATCATGAGCTTGCCTTGGCGGAACACGAGGTGGCGATCAGGGGCACCCGCCTGGTCCTGCCCATGGATGACCCAGTGGAGCCCCCGACCACTGTCACCCTGCCCCCGCCACCCTCCCCGCCGCGCTCCGACCCTCGCAGGCACAGACTGTGA